From the Carya illinoinensis cultivar Pawnee chromosome 4, C.illinoinensisPawnee_v1, whole genome shotgun sequence genome, one window contains:
- the LOC122306636 gene encoding uncharacterized protein LOC122306636, whose product MAASSRRSSTGPGARYLSPSGGLRGSHSRSHYSSSSYFASSSSSNFSSRSTTFFTRSTSPTRVNMCGTSPPVPSVRFSLDRSISPSRSISVSPSGSGGGSNQIVKRQGQKRTCMCSPTTHPGSFRCSLHKGYGSQSAATYSPNRLNARRSAMTNSLVRIGGVEGDLMKRALSALIRPSSHQQRRRADFRPRPSRLSVMSKAEE is encoded by the coding sequence ATGGCGGCATCTTCTAGAAGATCATCAACAGGACCAGGTGCTCGATACCTCTCACCTTCCGGAGGACTCCGTGGTTCTCACTCTCGGTCACACTATTCTTCTTCCTCGTACTTCGCCTCTTCCTCCAGCTCGAATTTCTCCTCCAGATCCACCACCTTCTTCACCCGCTCCACTTCCCCGACCCGCGTCAACATGTGCGGAACCTCTCCACCTGTCCCCTCCGTACGATTCTCCTTGGACCGCTCTATCTCCCCTAGCCGTTCCATTTCCGTCTCGCCGAGCGGTAGCGGTGGCGGCAGCAACCAGATCGTGAAGCGGCAGGGTCAGAAGCGGACCTGTATGTGCTCGCCGACAACCCACCCGGGTTCGTTCAGGTGCAGCTTACACAAGGGATACGGCTCGCAGTCGGCGGCGACGTACTCGCCGAACAGGCTGAACGCGCGGCGATCGGCTATGACGAACTCACTAGTGAGGATCGGCGGAGTTGAAGGTGATCTGATGAAGCGAGCCTTATCGGCATTGATTCGTCCCTCTTCGCACCAGCAGCGTAGGCGCGCCGACTTCCGGCCAAGGCCGAGCCGGCTTTCCGTCATGTCAAAAGCCGAGGAGTGA